In Astatotilapia calliptera chromosome 23, fAstCal1.2, whole genome shotgun sequence, a genomic segment contains:
- the ccdc122 gene encoding coiled-coil domain-containing protein 122, which translates to MPNFGVSEDGPPGFSLTKAVENVSQHGYTQKEALKEKQRTLSTLQATLSELERKNEGIDKDLRSKVREILVLESEMEQLEQQTKLLHDRCVSISKENTELQILIGEEEEVALVALAGFNAYRSKMEGHRAAVLHAVSQTKAHNELKEKKELVQMLRKQNEELKEDLNNPNGNTVQMAKREIKALKEEVSLKMKTISEKRHRLQKESEIHAQIKKDIEIQNRRYEAIMKRLRCQLSRAQANHRQMSDDIYHMRRQLAELRSQQQSSQP; encoded by the exons ATGCCAAACTTTGGGGTCAGTGAAGATG GACCGCCTGGGTTTTCGTTAACCAAGGCAGTGGAGAATGTGAGTCAACATGGCTATACCCAGAAAGAGgccctgaaagaaaaacagaggacaCTCAGTACCCTGCAG GCAACTCTGTCAGAGCTTGAGAGGAAAAACGAGGGCATAGACAAGGACCTGAGATCAAAAGTGAGAGAAATCCTAGTGCTGGAAAGTGAGATGgagcagctggagcagcagaCCAAACTCCTTCATGATCGCTGTGTATCCATCAGCAAGGAAAACACAGAACTCCAGATTCTGataggtgaggaggaggaggttgcACTAGTGGCGCTTGCAGGGTTCAACGCTTACCGAAGTAAGATGGAAGGCCACAGGGCAGCTGTTTTGCATGCAGTGAGCCAGACAAAGGCCCATAACGAGCTGAAGGAGAAGAAAGAACTAGTACAGATGCTGAGAAAGCAAAACGAGGAGCTGAAAGAAGATTTGAACAATCCAAATGGAAACACAGTGCAGATGGCAAAG AGAGAGATTAAAGCTCTGAAAGAGGAGGTCTCCCTGAAGATGAAGACCATATCTGAGAAGAGACACCGGCTCCAAAAAGAGTCTGAGATTCATGCCCAAATAAAGAAAGACATAGAG ATCCAGAACAGGCGCTATGAAGCCATCATGAAGCGCCTACGCTGCCAGCTGAGCAGGGCACAAGCCAACCACAG